A window of Chlorocebus sabaeus isolate Y175 chromosome 14, mChlSab1.0.hap1, whole genome shotgun sequence contains these coding sequences:
- the C14H2orf15 gene encoding uncharacterized protein C2orf15 homolog, protein MGFSLSKSATQVSAMHMDSKVDDHLIRGTEKSRLEPTTQLFQNTKKIRLEDTNQENFSRIKGTGTRSLSEKALGSVVYVKESDGLEMTDVE, encoded by the coding sequence ATGGGATTTTCACTTAGTAAATCTGCTACTCAGGTATCTGCTATGCATATGGATTCAAAAGTGGATGATCACTTAATACGAGGGACTGAAAAAAGCAGATTGGAACCAACAACTCAGTTATTTCAAAACACCAAGAAAATAAGATTGGAAGACACAAATCAAGAAAACTTTTCAAGGATTAAAGGGACTGGCACAAGATCTCTTTCTGAGAAAGCCTTGGGTTCAGTGGTATACGTCAAAGAAAGTGATGGACTAGAAATGACAGATGTGGAATGA